TTAAAATTCATATACagaataaatcttttttaagaTGAACTTAAAAGCGTAAAACTTAACGcgtattcattattcatttattcatttgttaattaTGAAGGAAATATATGATATTCTTCcctgaaatgtaatattaactAACAAGAGTTTAATAAACAAGGAGGTTTTATTGTTAGACACAACATTATCTGTTTCGATTCATAAAGAGTCGCTTTTTGAATGAATCCAGCTTTTAAAGtcagtgattcagtgactcaaCGAATCGGATAAATCTACTGCcgcttttcatttcatattcagagtatcatttatttattcattaaataattgaatatatttactttaaaagaaaCTTTATCTGTGCAATGTAGAATCAAGACGTTTCTTTCTAAAGCTACTGTAATGTctcttctgtgtttattttcatttaacatttttgtcacgTCATctaattaattagattaaaaaatcaggtgtgtgtgtctgcgtgtgtgtgtgtgtgtgtgtgtctggtgtgtgtgtgtgtgtctgcgtgtgtgtgtctgcgtgtgtgtgtctgcgtgtgtgtgtgtgtgtgtgtgtgtgtgtgtctggtgtgtgtgtgtgtctggtgtgtgtgtgtgtgtgtgtctggtgtgtgtgtgtgtgtctgcgtgtgtgtgtgtctgcgtgtgtgtgtgtctgcgtgtgtgtgtgtgtacgtgtgtatgtgtctgcgtgtgtgtgtgtgtgtgtgtgtgtgtgtgtgtgtgtgtgtgtgtgtgtgtctggtgtgtgtgtgtgagtgtgtgtctggtgtgtgtgtgtgtgtctgcgtgtgtctgcgtgtgtggtgtgtgcgtgtgtgtgtgtgtctgtatgtgtctgcctgtgtgtgtgtgtgtgtgtgtgtgtgtgtgtgtgtgtgtgtgtgtgtgtgtgtgtgtgtgtctgcctgtgtgtgtgtgtgtgtgtgtgtgtctgtgtgtgtgtgtgtgtgtgtgtgtgtgtgtgtgtgtgtgtgtgtgtgtgtgtgtgtgtgtgtgtgtgtgtgtggccctgGCAGAAGGCTCACAGCGATGGCTGGGAAAGAGCGTTCTGTGAGAAGAACTTCCTGTCTCAGGCCACCATGGAGATCATCGTCGGGATGCGAACGCAGCTCTTGGGTCAGCTTCGAGCTACAGGTCAGATCTTCTCAGAGATCTTCCAGTTCTTGTTCTCCAGTGACGTTCATAAACTCTGTCTGAGCATCTGAAGAAGATGCACTCTTACTATTAGACCTTTTGAGAGAATCACGTGAGTctgtagattttattttatgcaccAGGGCTGTTATGAActaaaatggtaacactttacaataagattcATTAGTTAACGTGAAGAAGGAACagacttctacagcatttattcatcttagttcattttaacttcagcattaactaatgcattattataatcatgagttttatttgttaacattagtgcATGCACTGTgagtgaatgaacaaacaattaacaactgtattttaaagtataactAACATTAAGGaaaaaatagtgtaataaatgcagcgttcattgttcattcatgttagATCATCTTAGTGTTGCCtctataaaaaagtgaaatagatttgaaataaagtataaatattagatttaaaaaccTTGCAACCAGCTTAAATAAGTATTTAGTacaaaaattgctaaaactgaaactaatatattaatgctaaaaataaattaacttccCCTGAActcaaataaatgacaaaagaacATCATAAAATTCAAACTTATCCCATATTACATACGCCTTGTATATACtgagtgtatatatagtatataatggCTGATCTCAGAGAGTCATGAGGATGATCGATGGGATGCGTGTGTTCCTGCAGGGTTCGTGCGAGCGAGAGGCGGAGGGGATATCCGTGATGTCAATCAGAACTCGGAGAACTGGGCCGTGGTGAAAGCTGCTCTGGTCGCTGGTATGTATCCAAACCTGATCCACGTGGAGCGGGACAGCCTGAGCCTCATGGGCTCCAAGGAGAAGAAGGTTCGCTTCCACCCGACCTCCGTCCTCAGCCAGCCGCAGTACAAGAAGGTCAGAGATGAGAGGAGCGCCATGCAATAAATACTAACAtactacataaatatatgtatcaATCAAATGACATATTTGACATATGCACAaatgtgctgtcaaattattaatcacatccataataaaagtgtatctttgcataatatattaatgtgtttgacagcactgtttataaataatcaataaattgttttgttaatatttttattatttctattataatttattatataatattttgtgatgatgactaaaacatatatatatatatatacatgctgtgtgtgtgtgtatatatatatatatatatatatatatatatatatatatatatatatatatatatatatatatatatattacaattataataattatatatatatatatatatatatatatatatatatatatattaaaaattatattgattgtacattataaaaataattactaattgcaatatttattattatattattataattattgtaatgttttaattattagaaattttggtaaatctatatttattttcatatagcTTCTGATGTTGTGACCTTCTGCATATTCAAGTAGATATCAATAATCGTCactgtgttgttgtttcttcACGCAGATCCCTCCAGCCAATGGCCAGGCGGCAGCCGTGGATTCCCTGCCCACCGATTGGTTGATTTATGATGAGATGACCCGTGCTCACAGGATCGCCAGTGTCAGGTGCTGCTCTGTGGTCACGCCCATCACCGTCGCCATCTTCGCAGGAAGTGCCAAGCTCCCCAGCTCCGCCCTCCAGGAGCCCGCCCCTCACAGAGGAGGTACCGCCCACCTCACAGACACACCCACGTCTCCAGAGACGCTCTACTGCTTTGACTGATACTGTCCTACAACCTTTATAGTATTTCACAAACTACATATATTTAGCAATAAGAAATACTTACACAGCCACCGTTCAGAGCAGTTTTGTATTTTCTATAGTTGCTAGTTTCAACTGTTCTCTGTAAAGCAgtgttaaaatgtgtgtgtgtgtctctttctgtgtctctgtctgtgtgtgtctgtctgtttgtgcgtgtgtgtctctctctctgcgtgtgtgtgtgtgtgtgtctctctgtctgcgtgtgtgtgtgtgtctgtgtctgtgtgtgtctctctgtctctctgtgtttgtgtgtgtgtgtgtgtgtgtgtgtgtgtgtctctttctgtgtgtgtgtgtgtgtgtgtctctgtatgtgtgtgtgtgtgtgtctctgtctctctgtctgtgtctctgtctgtctgtgtgtgtgtctctgtgtgtgtgtgtgtgtctctctgtctctctgtctctgtctgtgtgtgtgtgtgtgtgtgtgtgtgtgtgtgtgtgtgtgtgtgtgtgtgtgcctgctgtgtgtgcagtgtgcagAGGCAGTGAATGACAGCAGTGACAGTGAGGCAGAGGATCACTCCAGCGCTCGTCTGGCTCACATCAGCATCGACAACTGGCTCCACTTCAAACTCCACCGAGAGGTGCGGCCAACATTCAGACCTTTCCCTCTCCTgtgatgactgtgtgtgtgtgtgtgtgtgtgtgtttgtctgactgtgtgtgtgcttgttctCAGACGGCCGAGCTGCTGTTTGGTCTGAGGCAGCGCTGGCAGAGTCTGTTCCTGCGGCGGATCCGCTCTCCGTCCAGGTCCTGCTCTCAGCTGGACGAGGCCAGTATCCGCGCGCTGGTGTCGGTTCTGACGGCCGAGGAGCAGAGCGCCGGCCTCCAGCAGCCCACCGGCATCGGTCAGAGACCTCGCCCCATGACCGCAGACGAGCCTCCACAGACCCCGTCCGGCCGGAGCGCCGCGGAGCAGCGGGAGCGCAGCAGTCCAGACAGGTGCAGCACGCCCTTCATAGAGAGCGCACAGGTTACAAGCAGGGGAACGTTAGAGCCGTTTGACTGAATTCAGTGCAGCATCGTATCGAATAACGATGTTCCCGCAGACCTCGGCTGGCGTCTCAGCTGAAGAATCACAGAGCGCTTCACCCCAAACATCTGGGAGACGAGAACGGCCCCATGAAGAGCGCAGACGGACCCTCGTCCCCGTCCTCGGGAACAGTACGTCACCACGAGCATTTAAGACTCACTGCGGTTGCTCTGAGAATGTCCTTTATATCAGGTGacttctggtgtgtgtgtgtgtgtgacactgaaatactgtgtgtgtgtgtctctgtgtgtgtgtgtgtgtctctgtctgtgtgtgtgtgtacatgtgtgtacatgtgtgtacatgtgtgtgtgtgtgtgtgtctctgtttgtctctgtgtctgtgtgtgtctgtgtgtgtctgtgtgtgtctgtgtgtgtgtgtgtgtgtgtgtgtgtgtgtgtgtgattgataCAGAGCCGCACGTCTCCTCCTTCTTCTCATCCGCTGAGGTCCGGCGTGCGCTACTTCATCATGAAGAGCAGTAACGTGAGGAACATCGATCTGTCGCAGCAGAGAGGAATCTGGTCCACGACGCCCAACAACGAGCACAAGCTGACGAGAGCCTTCGTGGAGAGCAGCGCTGTCTTCCTCATCTTCTCCGTTCAGGGATCTGGACACTTCCAGGTCGGTTTCCTTCAGACTCTCCCTCAAACGCGGCTTTTCCATCCTCCTTAAAGCAAGAGTTCACACTATGATATAAAAAAGGACAATAATTTGTcaagtaatattataaataaatttatatatgaattaaaaaaactttttttttaattattaaaaaatatatgtgtatatatgtatataagttttttttctttaatttatttatttattttttaatagtaattaatgTTTCCCttgtcaaatttttttttcctccttcaaaaagatttatttttttaacctttttaacgTGATGTTTCTGTGGTGTGTTCGGGGCAGGGTTACGCGCGCATGGCGTCGGCGGTCAGCGGCGAGCGCTGTCTGGACTGGGGTTCGTCCGGTCTGGGCGGGGTGTTCGGGGTGGACTGGATCCGGAAGGACAGTCTGCCGTTTCAGCTCACGCAGCAGCTGCTCAACCCCTGGAACGACAACAAGAGAGTTCAGATCAGCCGAGACGCGCAGGTCAGCTTCTGTTCCCTTCCTCACGCTCAAGTGTGTGTCTGAGTATATAACATATAACGTATGACCCGTGTGTGTCTGAGCAGGAAGTGGAGCCGCAGACAGGAAGTCAGTTATTGCAGCTCTGGGAGCGAGTCTGagctcatcatcatcatcatcacacacatcaCTGTGATCTTAATAATCATCCACGCAGTCTTCTTGGTGGCTGTATGACGTGTTCTCAGGGCGAGTCGGGCTCATGAACGTGTTACGGATCTGTTTCTGATCCGTTCTGTGTGCTGCTTTTAATTGCTGTGCAAACGTTTTTGTCATCTATGATGACTTTGCACAAAGTGTTCACTACTGCGGGGTTTGTTTAGCAGATGAAGAGGGAAAAAGTCTATATTTTGTGACATGCAAGGACAGTTTTTGTGTTCTGGGTTCATGGCTTTGCTGGAAATATCTGACATGAAGCGCTGAAAGCTGCTGGAGTTATCCAGCCTGCCCTTTTATTGGTgaaaagctgttttctgttgGTTCTCTGTTCATTTGTGCCGCCGTAACTCCTGATGTGTCGTCTGTAGTCATGGAATTGTGTAATTTGCAATAAAAAGATTGCAGATGTTTCTTTTGTAAAGTCACAGAAACACTTTTATTCTTCTCTAACTCGTCATACAAGCCATGACTGTGAAGCTTTTTATTAATGCTCACACAGTAATAGTGACAATTCAGATGAACATGAATGtgaatttagtttcattttaagGGCATGTGTATGCAAATTAATTGTTGATCAGGGGGCGTGGCTTAGAGGCCCCTCCCACCAGTCAAGTCATTTATTAGattgttaatgtattaaatattgcatacatttaaacttaaactgaaataaagtaattattaatttctgaTAATCAGTTCGATatagatcaaataaattttCGTTATCGAGatcaaaacaaacttaaaagacATTAGCGACAGGCTTAATTGATCTATAATtatgatgttaaaaaatgtttgtagaaACAGCTGACCTTATAATTGTAGTTTAATCAATACATTTGgggtttatttatgtttttatatttttgactgTACTGATAACCACccataaacatattatattttattacggaaaaactaaaatcattatCTCACGAATATGTCATTATTTCGTAACTGTGTGTGTAAACCTGTTCATCCACACACTAAACTGACTCAACCTgggtttcttctttttcttgttgAACGCCTCTCTCGTTTTATCCCGAGGCtaattataaaaactataacaaatgcaattttaatgcattatgattatatgaattttatgattattcaaagatatatatatataatttattttttcacacagttgttttttcataattatgattatgatgTCCATCAGCTGCTCGAAGATCTCTGGAGAAGACTGTAAGTATTACTAAGATCACCTCAGAAATCACTGGTGACCCAAcacttatgagcagaaatgataaAAGCTGAACGATAATTCAATGTATTAGTAATTAGCTTTTTTCCACGTTAAAGCTACGCATGACTAGACACTACTGAAGAAAAGCAGCCTGAATTAATGCATGTGTTAAAGAAGCAAGGATTCAGGAGAACAGTGTTGTTTGTAACATGAcaaatgctttattatttatttattttagttcagaTTTTAGATGCACTGCTAAATGTTATTAACTCTGCCCGTGATCGTGGCAAGTGGAAAGTAAAAATGctgtataaaaatgaaaacagaatataaaagGCTTTTCCATTCCGTTGGCTGTGATTGTATGAATCTGATTGGTCAAGTGACACGTTTCGGTTTATTTTGGCGCCAACCACCAAGCATCTTTCATCGCCATAGAAACATGGTTACCTTCTGGTTCTGAGAGTTGATCCGAAAAATCTCCAGGGTAATAAAActgcatattaaacatttttaaagataaaaagcaaatattgtttattataattctaTAATACAATTCATCCAATAATTACAGCCTTGCTGTAACTtgaatgattattaatatatagaGATAACATGCGATATAAATAAGCTGTAGAATATGTAAGCTTTAAAGATGGCTACGTATGAGTTTATATTTTGGGACTGAGAACAGATCGTTGTTGTGTCTGAGTGAGGAGGCAAGGTTTTAGCTTCCCCTGCAGCGTTTCCCCACATCCTGCGTCTTCTGCGTCTCACTTCTGAGAAGAAACCGCACAGTTTTTTCATCTCAACCTGAACGTCTAGCGAAACTAACCTTCCTACGTTTCTCATAACTCGCCACGaagttgaaaaatatttttcatgacaCTTCATCAGTGAGGTATCACCTATTTAAACTAACTTCACTGATAAAGCAAGTGTTTATGTCCATATCTATATAATCTATAtctaaaacaatcaaacaagcGTCAACATAATCATCTGTAGCTGTTTTGGTGACTAGCGTTCCTTTGGTAGCACAGTTCTCGATCGGCACCAGAAGTAGATCCCCTCACAGCCTCACATCTTTCTCAGTGTGAGGATGAGCCTGGGTTCCTCCAGACATGGTGTGGCCGTCAGGGTTTCATCGGGCCTGAGAGTTTAGTTTCTCCTCGTCTGATAGTCCTGTGTTTTGCTAAACTCCAGGTGGGCTCCCGTCGGTCAGAGATGGAGCTTCTTCTGGAAGGTTCTCCTCTCTCCTCACAGAAATGCTGGAGCTCTTTCAGAGCGACCGTCGGGTTTCACTCACCTCCCTTCTCTTCCGCTCAGTGTGGCCCGCTTCTTCTAGTTAGAGATGATGGAGGTCGCTGTGCTCGTTGGGAGCTGTTCCCAGATCCGTGCTTCGATACTCTCCCGTCTCGAAGGTTTACAGAAACGTCTCAGACTTCTCGACCTTCTATAGACAGGTGTGTGCCTTTCCAGATCATGTCCATCTGCTGAATTAGAAACATCTCAAAGATGATCGGCGGAAACAGTGTCATGGAAAAAgctgtgaatattttattatttgttttttaagcatttcaaaTGAACTTCTTTCACACCGTTATGGGCCGTTGTTTGTAAAATGTAGAGGAAAATAATGAACTGAAACTCTTCTTGCCCTTTACACTTAGCAGCCTGTGGCGTCAATAATTGAATTCCTGAATTTGCGTGAAGACAATACTAcctgtcagttttttttcttttcttctgtccGCTGTAAATGATCCGTGAGAAGCAGGCGATTTCAAAACTGAAAGTAAACTATAGATTCAGTCTGAGTTTCCTGGAACAGAGAACAAGGTGGTCAAACCGTCTCAGATCGGCTGAAAAGGTAGGATTGAACTCCTTgagaataaataattacacttcAATACTCTACTGCTTACTTACAAAGTGCACTTAATTATAGTATCATTTTAATGGTGCTATTAAATACTCTACCACACCTACCGTATCTTTCTTACTGCTTCTATTGTGtctatatcttttttttaattgctcagTAATTTACAAATTACTCTGTAAAATATTAACGGTGGAAGATTTTGGCCCTCGAGTACTCCACAAAATGACTGCTGAGTAACTGCAAATATCATCAAAATATCATCTTCAGCTGtcgttcttgtttttgtttgtttttggtgaaACCTGTATTTCGTAACAAGTTATGAAAGTAAATAAGGACACAGACTGACTAAACCATCTGATCTGCCGGAAAATACTGTCTCAGGAGGCAGTGTCTGGCAGAAGAATAAGCTTTTCTGGGGTGAATCTTGCAgtttatgataaataaatgcgttgatgaaatatataaaacaaagttTTATAGACCATTTCAAGGCTGCAAATAATAAAAGCGTTGGAGCGCTACTGCGCATGTCTGGTCCAGTGGCGCCATTTTCATGACGTCGGTGAAAGCAAGCGcgtgctatttttaaaaaattaaatttaaacttgAAACAAAACTTGATTGGGATTACCTTTTAAATATGACTGAGGCGAAAACctacaaaaacaatgaatagaGCCATCCGGGCGTTtcgaagcgtgtgtgtgtgtgtgtgtgtgtgtgtgtgtgtgtgtgtgtgtgtgcgtgcgcgtgcgtgcgtgcgcgtgtgtgcatTGCTGGGTTGGTCTGTATatctatgtaaatattaattttcatgttGCACAGCGCTTTTCACGGTGCTTATCATTTCACTGCAGCTTCCCTGAACATGCATGTATGTTATCACGCCAAACCAACGCCAGCACACCAGTCACTGCAtgccattcattttaaaacgcgTTCTTTGTTTGATCGAGTTTGCTGAGTCACAGATGAACAAGATTAAGGCTGCCCTGTTTTGCATAAACATGCGTTCGTTTTTGTTTAAGATAAAACTACAGCCAGCAAATatgtgcacatacacacatttactgtaaacacaaatacagtagTAAGAACAGTTTCATTTTAAGGGCATGTGTATGCAAATTCATTGTTGATCAgggggcggggcttagaggCCCTTCCCACCAGTCAAGTCATTTATTAGattgttaatgtattaaatgttgcatacatgatttaaacttaaactgaaataaattattcatttctgaTAATCAGTTCGATATAGATCAAATACGTTTTAGttataaatgatcaaaactATTACtacttttagtgtttttaatgtaaatgtacaagttataggctatttttaaaattttacatctatgcagtttagtttaatttgtttaatgcttttcacaattcatatatataaacatatactaCAGAGAAGCCATTACTGAGGTGTTTAGGATGAAAAGAAACCTTCAGAAAAACTGGCAGAAAAATAGCTAGAACTGTTTGTTGAATAGTGATCATTTAAAAGAtgctaatattttgattttaagaTAAGGACGAAAGGTGTTTCTAGGATGTGGgcattgaaacattttaaaaatctccTCCTCCATCTCCAGGTACCGTAAgggatttttatgtttttttgaaactCAGAAAAATATTCTCTGCCGTCTAGAAAACATTGCACAGTAAAACTAGCccaaaattaatcttttttatttctacagaGTATGATAAACCCTGGCGGCCCATGGACTGGAAGTAAGCTGATAAACTGATCATTGTCTCAGGAAACAGACACAGATTATGATCATGTTTTCTCACAATAGGCTTTTAAGAGATTCTGTGCACGTCTGTTCAGTTCTGAACTTTTGCACAGTTTCCTTCCGCATCTTGTATTTTGTTGCTATTAAGAGTTTGATGATTTTATCTTTTGCTTTCTGAAATGATAGTGAGAACAGTACATGTTTAAAACTCTTTCTAGGACTAATAGACAAACTTTTATGGCAACAATAAACGACTTCGAGTCCGGGAACAAAGACATCGACACTCTGAGAGTCCTTCTGCACGGACCGCAAGGAGCCGGAAAGTCCAGCTTCTTCAACTCGGTGAATACTGCTCGAGAGGCCGCATCACCACCAGAGCCCTCGCTCAGTCAGCGTTCACCGGGAGAAGCTTCACTCTGGAGGTAAAAACACTCAGAACTAAGCTTAAATGTGCTCTGCTGGGACTAGATGGGATCATCGGAAGTAGTGCGGTGTGGTATAACATGCAAAAGTAGTGCAATattgacaaaaaacaacatgacTTATCAGTATGACGTTCAAAGCACTTCAGTTCAAAGAGTGATTGACTCATTGACTCAAAGAATTCATTCAAAATGGAttcatttggaaaaaatgcaCTTGACTAGTATTTAACTACGTTCTATCTAAAACACATACAGGGTTATTGCCTACGCTAAGTTCACCCTCACGCTGTCTCAAACTGATATCAGCTTTCAGAAATATTGTCACGCTTTAATGCGGCGATCTCGTCCTTTATACGGCTTTGCTCTTTATGTGTTTAAGTTACACACTTCTATGCAAACGACAAACGACGTAtgggttttattttcagtgcaacacatataaaattaagaaaaaggCTGGCTCTTTTTATCCTTTCTCCTTCACCGACATCGCTGGTATACATGATGATAGCAGTACCTCGATACGGACGGAGGACATCAGGAAATTATTAAGCGGTCACATCAAAGATGGTTACACTGTAAGTATGTTTGAAATGGCTATAAATGGTGATAAAGTCACCagctaaaaacaaatacatgccTGTCTGTTCAGTTTAACTCAGCAAAAACTATTGATGAAGACGACCAAAAGTACAATAGAAACCCTGCGCTGAAAGACAGGATCCACTGCCTGGTGGGCGTTCTTCCTGCCAGCACCGTTTCTCTGATGGACGGGGAGGTAATTAAGCAAATGAAAGCGGTTCGGGAGAAAGCGCGGGATCTGGGTGAGTCGTCttcatgcacaaaaacaaaacaaataatatcatCAGTCAATAATCACCGAGAAAGCTGCACGTCGTGATAAAAACAAAGTGGCtgtaaaatgatcaaatgaacaTTTCAGTAATAAGTAACTGATTGTATCTCAGGTATTCCTCAAACCGTAATCATAACCAAGGTGGATGAAGCATGTCCTCTAGTTCATGAGGATCTTAAGAAGATCTACaccagcaaaaaaataaaagagaaggTATAGTACTTTAACTTTGTGACCAAGGTAAAGTTGGCACCGATATAATAGTTTCTTGTACTTTTCTTCTGAAATTAAAGGTATGAGTTGATAAgttgatttttactgtatttaaatctattcagctgatctctgggtctggcgatagcacttttagcgtagcttagcatggATTTTCTAGACCGATGTGATTAgaaactatactctcattccggtgTAATAATCAAGGGAGTATAGAAAACCGTAACGTTTCATTTTCCACCGGTCTTAGTACACGacataactacagaagagtcaagaaACTCTTTTTTGAACGccatgctactggtctaattggattcaatgatttatgctaagctatgctaaaggTGCTATCGCCAAGAccccgagatcggctgaatagatttaaatacagtaaaaatcaacttattaactctgaggGAGTtgaagaatgagcctatttccacaAAAAGCGGTGTTGGATTCAGTCTCATTACATATTCCACGTGGCAGATTAAGTGTGTCCTatatgtaaagtgtgtgtgtgtgtgtgtgtgtgtgtgtgtgtgtgtgtgtgtgtgtgtgtgtgtgtgtgtgttctccttGCAGATGGAGGCCTGTTCTTACACTCTGGGAGTTCCTATAAGCTGCATTTATCCTGTGAAGAACTACCACAGGGAACGTGCCACTGATGCCACAATGGATGTTCTGATTTTAGATGCTTTGCAAAACATTGTTAACTTTGCCAGTGACTATGTGGAGGATCAAGTGTCAAGTGGATGAGTTACTGAGGCCCATGCAGGGAACACTGTCTAGTGAACAGTTATATCTACAGTTAGTggtattacatatataaatgttaagcAAAGATAGCTAAATGCacttgttgttttaataatcgTGTTGCTCATAATTGTGCAatcataatttgtttaaaataagagCTCCATATCCGTttggtaatattataatatcagtTTCTTGATCGGTGGGGGTGAGACTTGCTTCTAAATCTGCTTCTAGAGATATTCGCACATATATGTACGAGTTTAGagatatattagatatattgtTTGCTGTCGTTTCccatcaaatgaataaatagatgtGTACGGGACCTTCATGGAGGGATTCAGCTGTTCAGTTTAATTACTAATGTCCTAAACAAGGGGTATAAAATAGTTTGTGCTAAAATCAAGTCACACTTTCAGTTCTCACAAATACACTACAGAAGCCATTCCCAGCTTCTGG
This genomic interval from Puntigrus tetrazona isolate hp1 chromosome 5, ASM1883169v1, whole genome shotgun sequence contains the following:
- the LOC122345126 gene encoding interferon-induced protein 44-like, yielding MITNFYGNNKRLRVREQRHRHSESPSARTARSRKVQLLQLGEYCSRGRITTRALAQSAFTGRSFTLECNTYKIKKKAGSFYPFSFTDIAGIHDDSSTSIRTEDIRKLLSGHIKDGYTFNSAKTIDEDDQKYNRNPALKDRIHCLVGVLPASTVSLMDGEVIKQMKAVREKARDLGIPQTVIITKVDEACPLVHEDLKKIYTSKKIKEKMEACSYTLGVPISCIYPVKNYHRERATDATMDVLILDALQNIVNFASDYVEDQVSSG